Proteins encoded within one genomic window of Humulus lupulus chromosome 1, drHumLupu1.1, whole genome shotgun sequence:
- the LOC133777904 gene encoding uncharacterized protein LOC133777904: protein MVKTRGSGSRSVKEVAGSLTASPSLTKKKARKSTLSQPSLIDGSITTSKAVVFPDLEALKVSSGPPSSVAPLASVLGSSKKGRASLSDDVSDHDGDSAKTHSDSSESHDVLAPKKNSKGWFQVSFSQKSPRSKGSNPSDSTPKASSLVGSTPRSKFRSKVKKIPPPCSSSESDPSVDCVPSDDDPLEEDPSLDDDVASEAESDPLEDLPISPKGKKFVKILEIHTKSPVGPKVSPGSSFKAHSLNFCFNDNEKNMKHYVHRDFMCENFFSFSAHRVFGVIKNIEDRGKSFMFGQVYVRGHWYLFSAAEIAKVLNLPPTIDNVVVEFNKGTVLFELVGQNIVWEPHSVLKLTDLTHYYAVLHKIATNNWIPTTHTSTITFDTTFFLYKVETGLQVDLATLIFYQITALGKAKKKDYKLKKEPSSVKATKGIALKAGDADSIITELAGVKATLESVQTETTRGSKKVHFDQDLSK, encoded by the exons ATGGTGAAAACTAGAGGAAGTGGCTCTCGGTCTGTCAAGGAAGTGGCTGGCTCGTTGACTGCTTCTCCATCTCTCACCAAGAAAAAGGCTCGAAAGAGTACCTTGTCTCAACCTAGCCTCATTGATGGTTCCATCACCACGAGCAAAGCCGTGGTATTTCCTGACCTAGAAGCCCTCAAAGTTTCGTCCGGACCTCCTTCATCGGTGGCTCCGCTCGCCTCTGTCCTTGGGTCCTCCAAAAAGGGCCGAGCATCCCTCTCAGATGATGTCTCTGATCATGACGGTGATTCGGCCAAAACCCATTCTGACTCCTCAGAATCCCATGATGTTCTTGCACCCAAGAAAAATAGCAAAGGATGGTTCCAAGTCTCATTTTCTCAAAAATCACCTCGGTCCAAAGGGTCTAATCCTTCAGATTCCACTCCAAAGGCCTCGTCTCTCGTGGGTTCCACTCCACGTTCTAAGTTTCGGTCGAAGGTAAAGAAGATTCCTCCTCCCTGTTCCTCTTCTGAATCTGATCCATCTGTAGATTGTGTTCCCTCAGATGATGATCCCCTTGAAGAAGATCCCTCTCTTGATGATGATGTTGCATCTGAAGCCGAGTCTGACCCATTAGAGGACCTTCCTATTTCTCCAAAGGGCAAGAAATTTGTGAAAATTCTCGAGATTCACACTAAGTCACCAGTGGGTCCAAAAGTCTCTCCAGGTTCATCTTTTAAAGCTCACTCTTTGAATTTCTGTTTCAAtgacaatgagaaaaatatgaagcattatgtGCATCGTGATTTTATGTgtgagaattttttttctttttctgcccATAGAGTGTTTGGGGTCATTAAGAATATTGAGGATCGAGG cAAGTCTTTTATGTTTGGTCAAGTTTATGTTCGGGGGCATTGGTATTTGTTTAGTGCTGCTGAAATTGCCAAGGTTCTCAATTTGCCTCCTACTATTGACAATGTTGTTGTGGAATTCAACAAAGGCACGGTTTTATTTGAATTGGTGGGACAGAATATTGTTTGGGAACCACACTCGGTACTCAAATTGACTGATCTTACTCATTACTATGCTGTGCTTCACAAAATTGCCACCAACAATTGGATTCCCACCACTCATACCTCCACCATTACTTTTGACACGACCTTCTTTCTGTACAAAGTTGAGACTGGTCTCCAAGTTGATCTTGCAACTCTCATTTTTTATCAGATCACTGCCTTAGGAAAAGCCAAAAAGAAAG ACTACAAACTCAAGAAGGAACCCTCATCAGTCAAGGCAACTAAAGGGATTGCTCTCAAGGCTGGCGATGCTGATTCTATCATTACTGAACTCGCTGGTGTCAAGGCCACTCTGGAATCTGTTCAGACAGAA acaacaagggggagtaaGAAGGTTCATTTTGATCAG GATCtttcaaaataa